From Microcystis aeruginosa NIES-2549, a single genomic window includes:
- a CDS encoding DUF4278 domain-containing protein — protein MSYLFLLPLFTAALAAYFWQKSSDEIAYLASAATVISLVLSLVLAPWQIQLLILLTVVIVVTFLWQGREEQKNVPVPTPETAGEKKYRGATYMEPTVAEAPVKERGGKYRGAEVKITNNPTVANPIRSSSLKYRGAGSANKDQ, from the coding sequence ATGTCCTATTTGTTTTTGTTACCACTGTTCACCGCTGCCTTGGCTGCCTATTTCTGGCAGAAGTCCAGCGATGAGATCGCTTATCTCGCCAGTGCCGCCACGGTAATCAGTTTAGTGTTGAGTCTGGTTTTAGCTCCTTGGCAGATTCAGCTATTAATTCTCTTGACAGTTGTGATTGTCGTCACCTTTTTATGGCAAGGACGAGAAGAGCAGAAGAATGTCCCCGTCCCCACTCCGGAAACCGCCGGCGAGAAAAAGTATCGTGGGGCCACCTATATGGAGCCAACAGTCGCCGAAGCTCCTGTCAAGGAGCGAGGGGGTAAATATCGCGGTGCGGAGGTTAAAATCACCAATAATCCCACGGTGGCCAACCCAATTCGCTCCTCATCTCTCAAATATCGCGGCGCTGGTTCGGCAAACAAGGACCAGTAA